The Streptomyces sp. NBC_01298 genome contains the following window.
AAGGACGACGAGCTCCTCGACATCGCCCTGAAGCTGGAAGAGCACGCGCTGGCCGACGAGTACTTCGTCGAGCGCAACCTCTACCCGAACGTGGACTTCTACACCGGCCTGATCTACCGGGCCATGGGCTTCCCGACCGAGATGTTCACCGTGCTCTTCGCGATCGGCCGGCTGCCCGGCTGGATCGCCCAGTGGCACGAGATGATCAAGGAGCCTGGCTCCCGCATCGGCCGCCCGCGCCAGATCTACACCGGCGAGGTCCTGCGCGACTTCGTCCCGGTCGAGTCCCGCTGACCCGAGGGTCGAGCCGCAGTACCCGCAGGACTCGTAGAACGTCTTGTACAGGAAAAGCGCCCCGCCATCGATCCCCCCACGGGTCGAAGGTCGGGGCGCTTTCCTTACCCCGGAACGGATTCCCCCCACGGGACCCGGACCGGGTGTCTGCGTGCCGAGGCAACGTGTAGTCGTCCCAACACGTTTTCGGCATCGCCCCATTAGACCCATGGGGCTGACCGATGGTTACGTCGGGGGTCCTGTGATCTGCGTCTCGTGTGAAGGGACTGTGCGCGAGACGTGAAGGGTGATCACTAGCGGAAGGAGCGCAGCCGCAGGCTGTTGGTGACCACGAAGACCGAGGAGAAGGCCATCGCGGCCCCCGCGATCATCGGGTTGAGCAGTCCGGCCGCGGCCAGCGGGAGCGCCGCCACGTTGTAGCCGAAGGCCCAGAAGAGGTTGCCCTTGATGGTGGCCAGGGTCCGGCGCGAGAGCCGGATCGCGTCCGCCGCCACCCGCAAGTCGCCCCGCACGAGGGTCAGATCGCTCGCCTCGATGGCCGCGTCGGTGCCGGTGCCCATGGCCAGGCCCAGGTCGGCCTGGGCCAGCGCGGCCGCGTCGTTGACCCCGTCGCCGACCATGGCGACCGTACGGCCCTCGGCCTGCAGCCGGCGTACGACGTCCACCTTGTCCTGCGGGAGGACCTCGGCGATGACCTCCTCGATGCCCACCGCGCGGGCCACCGTCTGCGCCACGGCCTTGTTGTCGCCGGTCAGCAGAACCGGCGTCAGACCCAGGGCCCGCAGCCGGGAAACGGCCTCGGCGCTGGTCTCCTTGACCGCGTCGGCCACGGTCAGCACCCCGCGGGCCTCCCCGTCCCAGGCGACCAGGACGGCGGTGGAACCCTCGGCCTCGGCGGCGGCCTTGACCTCGGCGAGGGCGGCGGGCAGCGCGATCGACCAGTCGGCGAGCAGCTTCTCGCGGCCCACCAGGACGGCGTGTCCGTCGACCACGCCCTGGACGCCGAGCCCGCCGTGGTTCTCGAAGCCCTCGGGGACCGACAGACCGCCGGGGAGCTCCGCGGCGCCCGCCGCGATGGCCCGGGCGATCGGGTGCTCGGAGGCGTGCTCCAGCGACCCGGCCAGGCGCAGCAGTTCGTCCGCGTCCACGCCCTCGGCGGGGTGGGTGGCGGTCAGGGTCATCCGGCCGGTGGTGACGGTGCCGGTCTTGTCCAGGACGACGGTGTCCACGCGGCGGGTGGACTCCAGCACCTCGGGACCCTTGATCAGGATGCCGAGCTGCGCGCCCCGGCCGGTGCCGACCATCAGCGCGGTCGGGGTGGCCAGGCCCAGGGCGCACGGGCAGGCGATGATCAGGACGGCCACGGCGGCGGTGAAGGCGGCCGTCGGGTTGTCGGTGATCAGCAGCCAGGTGACCCAGGTGCCCAGGGCCAGGACGAGCACTACGGGAACGAAGATCCCGGAGATCCGGTCGGCGAGGCGCTGCACCTCCGCCTTGCCGTTCTGCGCGTCCTCGACCAGCTTGGCCATCCGGGCGAGCTGGGTGTCCGAGCCGACGCGGGTGGCCTCGACGACGAGGCGGCCGGAGGTGTTGACGGTGGCTCCGGTGACCCCGTCGCCCACGGTGACCTCGACCGGGACCGATTCACCGGTGAGCATGGCGGCGTCCACGGCGGAGCTGCCCTCGACGACCGTGCCGTCGGTGGCGATCTTCTCGCCGGGCCGGACGAGGAACCGGTCGCCCACCGCGAGCGCGCTCACGGGGATGCGCACCTCGGCGCCGTCGCGCAGCACCGCCACGTCCTTGGCGCCGAGCCGCATGAGGGCCTTGAGGGCCGCGCCGGCCTTCCGCTTCGAGCGGGCCTCCAGGTAGCGGCCGAGCAGGATGAAGCTGACGACTCCGGCCGCCACCTCCAGGTAGATCGCCGAGGAGCCGTCGGTGCGGGAGGCGGAGAGGTCGAAGCCGTGGCGCATGCCGGGCATTCCGGCGTGGCCGAAGAACAGGGCCCACAGCGACCAGGCGAAGGCGGCTCCGGTGCCCACCGAGACCAGGGTGTCCATGGTGGCGGCGCCGTGCCGGGCGTTGGTCCAGGCGGCCTTGTGGAAGGGGAGGGCGCCCCAGACGACGACGGGGGCGGCGAGGGTCAGCGAGAGCCACTGCCAGTTGTCGAACTGGAGCGCCGGGACCATCGCGAGCACGACGACGGGCAGCGAGAGGAGCACGGAGACCAGGAGGCGCTGGCGCAGGGCGGCCAGCTCGGGGTCGCGGGCTTCCTCGGCCCCGGCGGCCCGCGCCTCGGGACCGGTCACGGCCTCGGGCTCCGGCGGCGGGGGCTCCTCGGCGGTGTAGCCGGTCTTGACCACGGTGGCGATGAGGTCGGCGACCGCCACGCCTTCGCCGTACGAGACCTTGGCCTTCTCGGTGGCGTAGTTCACCGAGGCGGTGACCCCGTCCATCCGGTTGAGCTTCTTCTCGATGCGGGCCGCGCAGGAGGCGCAGGTCATCCCGCCGATGGCCAGCTCGACCTCGGCGGTGGGCGCGGTGGCGCCGGCTGCCGCTATGGGTCCGTCGTGCACTGTGCTGCTGCTCATGTTCCGGCTCCAGGGGGAGGGCCGGGCCGTACGGCACCAGTATGAGCTGGCCGGTACGGCCCGGCGGGGTACTGCGGGGTGCTGCGGGTATTGCGGGGTACCGCGGTTCTGCCGAAGGGGGAGGACTCAGGCCTGGCCGGCGAACTCGTAGCCGGCCTCGTCGACGGCGGCGCGCACGGCTGCCTCGTCGAGCGGGGCGGCCGAGACCACGGTGACCTCGCCCGTCGCGGCGACGGCCTTGACCGAGCTGACGCCCGCCAGTTCGGAGAGCTCGGCGGTCACCGCACCCTCGCAGTGCCCACAGGTCATGCCGGTCACCCGGTAGACGGTGGTGGTCTGGGTGTCCGTGTCGGCGCTCATGTCGTTCTCCTCTTCAAGGGCGTTTCCGGGCGGCCGGAAGGCGGCGGACGGCTCGTGGAGAGGTCACCGTTCATCCCGGCACTGCGAGACTATACCCCTAGGGGGTATCAACGCGAGCATTCGACGGGCGTTCGGCGAGATCTTTTGCGGTGGACAATCCGCGCGAAGCGTATGTAAATGGCACACATGGCGCACTCGGGGACCACTCTCATCCTGATCATGTCGATCGCCGTGCTCGCGCCCCTGCTCGCGTACGGGGTCTCGCGCTGGCTCCCCGTCCCGCTGGTGATCTTCGAGATCGTCCTGGGCGTCCTCGTCGGACCCGACGTCCTCGGCTGGGCCCACTCCACCGACGTCATCGACGTGCTCAGCGAGCTCGGCCTGGCGATGCTGATCTTCCTGGCCGGCTACGAGATCCAGTTCGCCCAGGTCAGGGGCGACACCCTGAAGCGGTCGGTGTGGGCCTGGGTGGCCGCCCTCGCACTGGGGCTCGGGCTCGGACTGCTGCTGTCGGGCGGCGGGTTCGAGAAGGGGGTCTACATCGGCACCGCGCTCACCAGTACCGCGCTGGGCACGATCCTGCCGGTCCTGCGGGACTCGGGGGACCTGCAGAGCCGGTTCGGCTCGGTGATGATGGCGATGGGCGCGGTCGGCGAGTTCGGGCCGATCATCGCGATGGCCCTGCTGCTCAGCGGACGGGCGCCTGCTCAGTCGGCGGCGCTGCTGATCGGCTTCGCGGTGCTCACGGCCGCCGCGGTGTTCTGGGCGATGCGGCCCAAGCCGCCCTGGTTCGCCCGGGTCATCGCCAAGACCCTGCACAGCAGCGGTCAGTTCGCGGTGCGCCTGGTGGTGCTGATCCTCGTGGCCTTCCTGGCGCTGTCCGAGGTACTCGGCCTCGACGTCCTGCTCGGCGCCTTCGCCGCGGGTCTGATCACCCGGCTCGTGCTGCACGGGGCCGCGCCGGAGAGCAGCGAGGCCGTGCTGTCGAAGGTGGAGGCCTTCGGTTTCGGCTTCCTGGTGCCGCTGTTCTTCGTGGTCACCGGGATCGAGTTCGACCTGACCGCGCTGCTCGGGGGCGGGCGGGCGCTCCTGCTGCTGCCGGTGTTCCTGCTCCTCTTCCTCGTGGTGCGCGGGCTTCCGATGTGGCTGCTGGCGCCCCGGGACCTCGGGCGCAAGGACCGCTCCGCGCTGGTGCTGTTCGGCTCCACGGCGCTCCCGCTGGTGGTGGCGATCACCACCCTGGGCGTGCAGGCCGGGAAGCTGGAGTCGGGGGAGGCGGCGGCGCTGGTCGGGGCCGGGATGGTGTCCGTACTGGTCTTCCCGCTGGTGGGGCTGCGGTTGCGGGCCGGGTCCGCCGCCGGTGCCGGACCCGGCGGCCCCGGGGGTGTCGGGGAGATGGTCAGCGAGGAGGAGGCGTGGTGATCATCGGGTCCAGGTAGCGGAACAGGACGGTCTTCAGCTCCGCGACGTACGCGGCCCGCTCCGCGCCCTCGCTGGCCAGGATCAGCTCGAGCGAGACCTTGACGATGCCGAGCACCATGGTGGCGACCTGCGTGAGCTCGGCGTCGGTGGCGGGCGTGCCGTCGGTGGCCGGGGAGCCGTCGGCGGCCGGGGTGACGCAGGCGCGCAGTACCCCTTCGACGCGGGTCAGCATGCCGACGTGCAGCTCGTCGTGCTCCTGGGCGATGCCGGGGATGCCGGAGCCGTGCATGAGCGCCAGGAAGGCCGGGTTCTCGCAGTTGAAGGCGATGACCGGATCCAGGACGGCGTCGAGCAGCTCGGGCAGCGGGCGGTCCAGGTTCTCGGGGAGGAAGGCCCGGCCGTGCGCCTCGTGGGCGCGCTGGAGGAGGTGCCCGCCCAGCTCCACGGCGATGGCCTCCTTGTTCGGGAAGAACTGGTAGAGCGTGCCCGGGGAGACGCCCGCCTCGCGGGCGATGGCGTTGGTGCTGGCCGCCGCGTAACCCGTACGGCAGAACACCCCGGCGGCGGCTGTCAGGAGCTGGGCGATCCGGCGCTCACCGCGGGCCTGGCGGCGGCGGGGGGCGGTTTCGGCCGCCGGTTCCGTCGCGGGTGTCGGCGCTGCCTCCACGGCCGATTCGCCTGCTTTCTCCGCATCTGTGGCCCGAGAGGTCTCCCGCATGTCCAATCCCTTGCTTCCTGTTGCTTCCCGTGGGTGATTGACAAACGCGAGAGGTCGCTCGCATTCTTGGAGAACGCGAGCGACTGCTCGTGTTTGCCAGTCTAAGTGGCTTGGCAATCACGGTGAAGGGGACACCGAGACATGTCCGAAGTCAAAAAACCGCCGCCGCCTGGGGAGGGCGGCCGGTGGACCGGGCTCGTCACCACACGGCCGAGGCTCTCGCTGCTGCTCGCCCTCGTGGTCACGGCCCTGGCCGTCTTCGCCGGCGGAGGCGTCGCCGACCGACTGGGAAGCGGGGGCTGGGAGGACCCCGACGCCCGCTCCACCTACGCCACCAAGGCGCTGGAGCGCGAGTTCCCGGGCTCCCAGCCCAACCTGCTGCTACTCGTTGACATAGGGGCCGCCGGGGCCGCCGCCGGGACGGCCGGGGTGGACGACCCGGCCGTCGCCGCCGAGGCCGAGCGGCTGACGGCGCGGCTCGCCGCCGAGCAGGGCGTGACCGGCGTCGGCTCGTACTGGCGGACCGGCCTGCCCACCCTGCGCTCCGAGGACGGCCGGCAGGCCCTGATCGCCGCCCGGGTCCTGGGCGACGAGAAGACGGCCAATGCCGTCCTGGACCGGATCGTCCCGAGCTACCGCGGCGAGCACGGACCGGTGACGGTGTCCCTCGGCGGCCCGGCCGCCGTCCAGCGCGAGGTGACCACCACCATCCAGGAGGACCTGCTGCGCGCCGAGCTGATCGCCCTGCCCGTGACGCTCGTCCTGCTCATCCTCGTCTTCGGCAGTGCCATCGCGGCCCTGCTGCCCCTCGGCGTGGGCATCATCGCCATCATCGGAACCAATGCGGTGCTGCGCGGGCTCACCGAGTTCACCGACGTATCCGTCTTCGCGCAGAACCTGACCACCGCCCTGGGGCTCGGCCTCGCCGTCGACTACGCCCTGTTCATCGTGCGGAGGTTCCGCGAAGAGCTGGCCGCCGGGCGCGACCCCGTGGCGGCCGTCGGAGTCACCCTGCGCACCGCCGGGCGGACGGTCCTGTTCTCGGCACTGACCGTGGCCGTCGCCCTCTCGGCCATGCTCTTCTTCCCGATGTACTTCCTGCGCTCCTTCGCCTACGCCGGAGTCGCGGTGGTCCTGCTCGCCGCGGCGGCCGCCCTCATCGTGCTGCCCGCGGCGCTCGTACTGCTGGGGGAGCGGGTCAACTCCTTCGACCTGCGCCGGCTGTGGCGCAGGTCCGGACCGGCCGGGACCGACCCGGGCCGGGCCGGGGGCGGGCGGGGCTGGGCGCGGCTCACCGATCTGGTGATGCGCCGCGCACCGGTGTTCGCCGTGGTCACCACGGCCGGACTGCTGCTGCTCGGAACGCCCTTCCTCGGAGTGAAGTTCGGCACCGTGGACGACCGGCAGCTGCCGGCGACCGCCGCATCGCACGTGGTGCAGCAGCACATCCGCGAAGGCTTCCCGGGCAGCCCCGGCGGAGCACTGACCGTACTGACCGAGGGGGCCTCCGGCGCCGCCGATCTCGACGCCTACAAGCGGCGGGTGGAAGCCCTGCCCGGAGTGGTGGGGGTGGAAGGGCCGGTGAGTTCGGCGGCCGGCGCCGGATACGCCTACTTCTCGGTGCTCACCGAGGGCGAGGAAGTGGGGGAGGAGGCCCAGGACCTGGTGGGCCTGGTGCGGGCGGTCGAAGCACCCTTCGACACCGCCGTGACCGGACAGGCCGCGGTGCTCGTCGACGCCCGTGACGCCATAGCCGGGAAACTGCCCCTGGCCCTGGCCGTCGTGGTGCTGGCCACGCTGCTCCTGGTCTTCCTGCTCACCGGGAGCCTGCTGATACCCGTCCAGGCCGTCCTGCTCAACGCACTGAGTCTGACGGCGATGTTCGGGGCGGTGGTGTGGGTGTTCCAGGAAGGCCACCTTTCCGGACTGCTCTCCTTCACCTCCACCGGAGACATCGAGACCACCCTGCCGGTGCTGATGTTCTGCATCGCCTTCGGACTCTCCATGGACTACGGGGTGTTCCTCATATCCCGGATCAAGGAGGAGTACGACCGGACCGGGGACCACGAGGGCGCGGTGCGCGCCGGGCTGACCCGCACGGGCGGACTGATCACCGCCGCGGCCGTGATCCTGGCGGTGGTGATGGTCGCCATCGGCAGCTCGCGGGTGACCAACACCAAGATGCTGGGCCTGGGGATCGCCCTGGCCGTGCTCATGGACGCGATGGTCGTGCGGAGCCTGCTGGTGCCGGCGGTGATGAAGCTGACCGGGAAGGCCACCTGGTGGGCGCCGGCGCCGCTGCGCAGACTGCACGAACGGATCGGGCTGAGCGAAGGGGAGCCGTCCCCGGCCCCGGCCTCCGAGCGGCCCGAATCCGAGCCGGTGCCCGCCGGGAGCCGCTAGCGGACGGGGCCCGGGAGGGTCCCGTCCCTGGACCGGACGCCGCGTCAGTCCTCGCGGCGTCCGCGGTTGCCGGGCCGGCGTGCCACCCAGGCGCGGATGGTGTCGGCGTACCAGTAGGGCTTGCCGCCCTCCACGTGGTCGGGTGCGGGCAGCAGCCCGTGCTTGCGATAGGAGCGCACCGTGTCCGGCTGGACCCGGATGTGAGCGGCGATCTCCTTGTACGACCACAGCTGTCGGTCGCTCATCCTCGACACCTCCTTGTCCACGCCGCGGGGCCGGCCGGGAGGCCGTCGGGGGAGCCGGCGCGTGGACACTGACGATCACTCAGGTTGTGCCCGGGGAACGACGCAGGGTGAGGTCAGGGGAGGGGCTGTCGTCCGGCTGTGACGCAAGACCCGCGTAATGCGGACATGTGTGACACACCGGCAACCCTCGTGACACGGGTGGCACATGCGGCGCAGGCGCCGCCGCGGTGGCGCGCGGTCACATGGGGAGGGAGAGGAGCCGCACCGGTCCCGGGGGCCAGGCCGCGTTTTCGTGCAGGGGGGTCACCATGGTGCGGAGCGGCATGGGGACCGAGCGGTCTCCGGGTTGTTCGACGAGGACCTCCTCGTCGAGCAGGTGCCATCCGAGGTGCTCGTACAGCGGCACGAGCGCCGGCCGGCAGAACAGGAGCGCGTGCCGGGGGCCCATCGTGCGCGCGTGGCGGAGTGCGGCCGCGAGGACGAGCCGCGCCAGCCCGCGACCGCGTACATCGGGGGCGACGGCCACTCCTCCGACGCCCACCACCTCCGTCTCGGCGCCGCCGATCGCAACGGGCAGCCGGAGCAACCCCAGGGCCCGGGCGGGTGGATCAGCGGTACAGGGGCGGGCGTTCGGTCAGTTCCACCGGGGTGCGTGCGCCGGTGCGGGCCGCGGCGATGCCCGCCTCGGAGACGGCGGACGCCGCGTAGCCGTCCCACGCGTCGGGGCCGTCCACCCGGCCCAGCGCGGCCGCCGCGACCCAGCGGCGGAGCTGGCGGTCGTAGGCGTCGGCGAAGCGGACGGTGAAGTCCTGGTCGATCTCCCCGCCCCACCGGCCCGCCGACTGGACGACCATCGCGTGGCCGTCGCCGATCCGGGCGCTGCCGGACTCGCCGACCGCCTCGCACTGCACCTGGTAGCCGAAGCCGCAGTTGACGAAGATCTCCACATCCACCACGGCTCCGCCCGAGGTCTCCATGAGGACCAGCCGGGGATCGCGCAGCCCCTCGCGGGCGGCCGAAGTGGGCGTCGGCGACAGCACGGTCACCGCGGTGATCTCCTGGCCCAGCAGCCAGCGGGCCGCGTCCACCTCGTGCACCACCGAATCGCTGATCAGCATCTCGCTGGTGAAGAAGGACGGCGAGGAGGCGTTGCGGTGCCGGCAGTGCAGGAACAGCGGCCGCCCGATGCCACCCGCGTCGAGCAGCTCCTTGAGCCGCGCGTACTCGGCGTCGTAGCGCCGCATGAAGCCGACCTGGACGAGCCGGCGGCCCAGCCGCGCTTCCGCCTCCATGATCCGCAGGGCGCCCGCCGGATCGGGGGTCAGCGGCTTCTCGCAGAGCACCGGCAGCCGCCGCTCCAACGCGTGCAGGATCGCTTCCTCATGGGCGGGCCCGGGCGAGGCGATCAGTACGGCGTCCACCCCGGGCGCCGCTATCGCGGCCGCCGGATCGGTGTGCGCGACCGCCCCGTCCAGACCGGCCGCGACCTCCTTGACCCGGTCCCCGTCCGGGTCGGCCACGGCCACCACCCGGGCCCCGCCGACCGTCCGGCCGAAGCGGCGGACGTGGTCGGAGCCCATCTTCCCGGTACCGATGACGGCGATGCCGAGCGTGCTGGTCATGATCTGTTCCTCCACGAGGGTTCGTACGGCCGGGGATCGGGGGATCCGGCCCGGTTCAGCGGGCGCCGCAGGAGCGCAGGTGGGCGCGGGTGCGGCGGGCGATCGGCAGCGGCCGGTCGGGCGGGCACGGGTACATGTCCTGCTCCACGATGGCGAACAGGTCCACGCCGAGCCGCTCGGCCGCCGCCAGCACCGGTTGCAGCGCGGGTACCCCCGCCGGCGGCTCGCACATCACCCCGCGGGCCACGGCCGGCCCGAAGGGGACCTGGTCCCGGACGATTTCGGCGAGGATCCGCGGGTCGACCTGCTTGAGGTGGAGGTAGCCGATCCGCTCGCCGAAGGTCTCGATGGCCCGGACGCTGTCGCCCCCGCAGTACGCGTAGTGCCCGGTGTCCAGGCAGAGGGAGACCAGCGCGGGATCGGTGGCGTCGAGGAAGCACGCCACGTTCTCGGGGGTGTCGATGTGCGTGTCCGCGTGCGGGTGGACGACGATCCGCAGCCCGTACTCGTCCTGGACCCGCTTCCCCAGCCGCTCGGTCTGCGTGGCCAGTTCGCGCCACGCATCCGGCGTGAGGGTGCGGTCCTCCAGGACCTCGCCGGTCTTGTCGTCCCGCCAGAACGACGGGATCACGACGAGGTGCGCCGCGCCCATGGCCCGGGTGAGCTCCGCGATCCGCGACACGTGCTCCCAGGTCTCCTCCCACACGGCGGGCCCGTGATGGAGTCCGGTGAAGACGGTTCCCGCGGAGACCCGCAGGCCGCGCGCCGCGACCTCGGCGGCGAGCCGGACGGGATCGGTGGGGAGATAGCCGTAGGGGCCGAGCTCGATCCACTCGTACCCGGCTTCGGCGACCTCGTCCAGGAACCGCTCCCACGGGGTCTGCCGCGGATCGTCGGGGAACCAGACCCCCCAGGAGTCCGGAGCCGAACCGACGCGGATACGGGTCAACGCGGGCGGTGAGGACGTCATACGGCCACCTTAGGGTGCGAGGCTCTTCGGTACGGGGAGCACTCGGTCGGGAGGATTGGTGTGGTGATGGCTGCGGATCCGTTGGCGTTCGACCTGATCACGATGGGGCGGATCGGGGTGGATCTCTACCCCCTGAAGACGGGCGTACCGCTCGGCGAGGCGGACACCTTCGGGAAGTTCCTGGGCGGTTCCCCGACCAACGTCGCCGTCGCGGCGGCCCGGCTGGGCCGGCGGACGGCGGTGATCACCCGGACCGGCGCGGACCCCTTCGGCGCGTATCTCCGGGCGGAGCTGCGCGGGTTCGGGGTGGACGAGCGGTGGGCCGGGGAGGTGGCGGCCTATCCGACGCCGGTGACCTTCTGCGAGATCTTCCCGCCGGACGATTTCCCGCTGTACTTCTACCGGTACCCGAAGGCGCCGGACCTGGAGATCGCCGCGGACGAGCTCGACCTCGACGCGGTGCGGGCGGCGCGGATGTTCTGGATGACCGGTACGGGGCTCAGCGCGGAGCCGAGCCGGACGGCGACCCTGGCCGCGCTGGAGGCGCGCGGCAGAAGCCCGTTCACGGTCTTCGACCTGGACTGGCGGCCCATGCTGTGGCCCTCCGGGGAGGGGGAGAGCGCGGGGCCCGAGCCCGGGGAGTGGTACCGCCGGGCCCTGTCCCTCGCCACCGTGGCCGTGGGCAACGCCGAGGAGTGCGCGATCGCCACCGGCGAGAGCGAACCGTACGCGGCCGCGCGGGCGCTGCTCGCGGCCGGGGTGGAGCTCGCGGTCGTGAAGCGCGGCCCGGCCGGAGTGCTGGCCGTCCACCGGGACGGGACCGCGGTGGAGGCCGCGCCGGTGCCGGTGACCGTCGTCAACGGGCTGGGCGCGGGCGACGCCTTCGGCGGGGCCCTGTGTCACGGGCTGCTCGCGGGATGGGAGTTGGAGCGGGTGATCCGCTACGCGAACGCGGCCGGGGCGATCGTGGCCTCGCGGCTGGCGTGCTCGACGGCGATGCCGTTCGCCGGAGAGGTGGAGGAGGTGCTCGGCCGTGCCGGTGGTGTCTGAGTGGGCGATGGAGTGGACGAGGCTGCTCGCCTTGGACCTGGCACCGGGGGAGGTGTACGCGCACGGGTGCGGGGAGTCGGAGTGGATCGTGCTCCCCCTGGCGGGCGGCTGCGACGTCCGCTGCGCGGAGCCTTCCCCCACCCCGCCCCTTCCCGAAACCGGTGGCTCCGCCGCCGGCCCCCCGCCCCGGGCCTCCGCCCCGGACCCGGCGGGGGCTCCGCCTCCGGACCCCCGCGCCCCACACGCCGACGGGGCAGGGATTGTCTTCCGGCTCCGGGGGCGGCGCGGGGTGTTCGACGGTCCGACGGACTTCGCCTACGTCCCCCGGGACGGGCACGCCGAGATCACCTCAGGTGAGGGCGGCCGCTTCGCGCTGGTCGGCGCGCGCTGCGAGCAGCGGCTGCCCGCGCGGTACGGGCCTGCCGCCGAGGTACCCGTAGAGCTCCGCGGAGCCGGACAGTGCTCCCGGCAGGTCAACAACTTCGCCGCCGCCGGAGTCTTCGACTGCGACCGGCTCATCGCCGTGGAGGTGCTCACCCCCGGCGGCAACTGGTCCTCGTACCCGCCCCACAAGCACGACGAGCACCACCCCGGCGAGGAATCCCGGCTGGAGGAGATCTACTACTACGAGATCGCCCCGCACGGGGACACGCCCGGCCTCGGCTATCAGCGTGTCAGCCCCTCCCCGGCGGGGAAGACCGACATCCTCACCGAGGTGAGGACCGGTGACGCGGTCCTCATCCCGGACGGCTGGCACGGCCCCTCCATCGCCGCGCCCGGCCACGACATGTACTACCTCAACGTCATGGCGGGCCCCGGCGCGACCCGGGAGTGGCTCATCCGCGATCACCCCGGTCACGGCTGGATCCGCTCCACCTGGGCCGGCCAGGACATTGATTCAAGGCTCCCCTTCCCCCGAGCGGAGGACCCCGCATGACACCGACCGTCCGGCTCACCGTCGCGCAGGCCCTCGTCCGCTTCCTCTCCCGCCAGTACACCGAGCGCGACGGGCACCGGCAGCGGCTGATCGCCGCCACCTGGGGGATCTTCGGGCACGGGAACGTCGCCGGCATCGGCCAGGCACTCCTGGAGACCGGCCGCGGGGAGATGCCGTTCCTCCAGGGCCGGAGCGAGCAGGCCATGGTGCACGCCGCCGTCGGGTTCGCGCGGCAGAGCGGGCGACTGTCCGCGCACGCCGTCACCACCTCCATCGGGCCGGGCGCCACCAACCTCGTCACCGGGGCCGCCCTCGCCACCATCAACCGGATCCCGGTGCTCCTGCTGCCCGGGGACGCCTTCGCGACCCGGCCCGCCGACCCCGTGCTCCAGCAGCTGGAGGTCCCCCATGCGGGTGATGTCACCGTCAACGACACCCTGCGGCCCGTGTCCCGCCACTTCGACCGCGTCACTCGTCCCGAGGCCCTGATCCCCGCCGCGCTCCAGGCCGTACGGGTCCTCACCGACCCGGTGAACACCGGCGCGGTCACGCTCGCGCTGCCCCAGGACGTCCAGGCCGAGGCGTACGACTGGCCGGAGGAGTTCTTCGCCGAGCGGGTGTGGGGCGTACGCCGGCCCCGGCCCGACCGGACCGAGCTGGCCGCCGCCGCCCGGGCCGTACGGGGCTCCGCCCGGCCGCTGATCATCGCCGGCGGCGGGATCCGGCACAGCGGGGCGCGGGCGGCCCTGGCGGAGTTCGCCGCGGCCACCGGGATTCCGGTGGCCTCCACCCAGGCGGGCAAGGGGGCCCTGCCCTGGGACCACCCCGCCGACGTGGGCGGCATCGGGCACACCGGCACGGCCACCGCCGACGCGCTGGCCCGCGAAGCCGATCTGGTGATCGCCGCCGGGACCCGGCTCACCGATTTCACCACCGCCTCCGCGACCCTGTTCCAGCACCCCGGCGTGCGCTTCCTCGGGCTCAACCTCGACCCGTACGACGCCCACAAGCTCGCCGCCCGCCCCCTGGTCTGCGATGCGCGGGAGGGCCTGGAGGAACTCCTGGCCGAGGTCGCCGGGTACCGGGTGGACCCCCCGTACGAGGCGGCGTACAAAGAAGGGAAGAGGGCGTGGGAGCGGCTGGTCGACGGGGCCTACGCGGCTCCCGACGAGGACTCCGTCCCGACGCAGGCACAGGTGCTGGGCCTGCTGGACGGCCTCGTCGACGGTGACGACATCCTGATCAATGCCGCCGGTTCGCTCCCCGGGGACCTGCACAAGCTGTGGCGGGCCCGTTCCG
Protein-coding sequences here:
- a CDS encoding TetR/AcrR family transcriptional regulator, which produces MRETSRATDAEKAGESAVEAAPTPATEPAAETAPRRRQARGERRIAQLLTAAAGVFCRTGYAAASTNAIAREAGVSPGTLYQFFPNKEAIAVELGGHLLQRAHEAHGRAFLPENLDRPLPELLDAVLDPVIAFNCENPAFLALMHGSGIPGIAQEHDELHVGMLTRVEGVLRACVTPAADGSPATDGTPATDAELTQVATMVLGIVKVSLELILASEGAERAAYVAELKTVLFRYLDPMITTPPPR
- a CDS encoding heavy metal translocating P-type ATPase, whose protein sequence is MSSSTVHDGPIAAAGATAPTAEVELAIGGMTCASCAARIEKKLNRMDGVTASVNYATEKAKVSYGEGVAVADLIATVVKTGYTAEEPPPPEPEAVTGPEARAAGAEEARDPELAALRQRLLVSVLLSLPVVVLAMVPALQFDNWQWLSLTLAAPVVVWGALPFHKAAWTNARHGAATMDTLVSVGTGAAFAWSLWALFFGHAGMPGMRHGFDLSASRTDGSSAIYLEVAAGVVSFILLGRYLEARSKRKAGAALKALMRLGAKDVAVLRDGAEVRIPVSALAVGDRFLVRPGEKIATDGTVVEGSSAVDAAMLTGESVPVEVTVGDGVTGATVNTSGRLVVEATRVGSDTQLARMAKLVEDAQNGKAEVQRLADRISGIFVPVVLVLALGTWVTWLLITDNPTAAFTAAVAVLIIACPCALGLATPTALMVGTGRGAQLGILIKGPEVLESTRRVDTVVLDKTGTVTTGRMTLTATHPAEGVDADELLRLAGSLEHASEHPIARAIAAGAAELPGGLSVPEGFENHGGLGVQGVVDGHAVLVGREKLLADWSIALPAALAEVKAAAEAEGSTAVLVAWDGEARGVLTVADAVKETSAEAVSRLRALGLTPVLLTGDNKAVAQTVARAVGIEEVIAEVLPQDKVDVVRRLQAEGRTVAMVGDGVNDAAALAQADLGLAMGTGTDAAIEASDLTLVRGDLRVAADAIRLSRRTLATIKGNLFWAFGYNVAALPLAAAGLLNPMIAGAAMAFSSVFVVTNSLRLRSFR
- a CDS encoding heavy-metal-associated domain-containing protein; this translates as MSADTDTQTTTVYRVTGMTCGHCEGAVTAELSELAGVSSVKAVAATGEVTVVSAAPLDEAAVRAAVDEAGYEFAGQA
- a CDS encoding cation:proton antiporter, whose translation is MAHSGTTLILIMSIAVLAPLLAYGVSRWLPVPLVIFEIVLGVLVGPDVLGWAHSTDVIDVLSELGLAMLIFLAGYEIQFAQVRGDTLKRSVWAWVAALALGLGLGLLLSGGGFEKGVYIGTALTSTALGTILPVLRDSGDLQSRFGSVMMAMGAVGEFGPIIAMALLLSGRAPAQSAALLIGFAVLTAAAVFWAMRPKPPWFARVIAKTLHSSGQFAVRLVVLILVAFLALSEVLGLDVLLGAFAAGLITRLVLHGAAPESSEAVLSKVEAFGFGFLVPLFFVVTGIEFDLTALLGGGRALLLLPVFLLLFLVVRGLPMWLLAPRDLGRKDRSALVLFGSTALPLVVAITTLGVQAGKLESGEAAALVGAGMVSVLVFPLVGLRLRAGSAAGAGPGGPGGVGEMVSEEEAW